A window of Chitinophaga sp. MM2321 contains these coding sequences:
- a CDS encoding TonB-dependent receptor, which produces MTHRYLVVKGGALPPINRLSATSWTLQCCRFLCMLLIMSTINLLPAQAQKKTWIKGLIEDEKGQPIPGASVQLKSGADSIKSFAITNEQGVFIFDNTHQQGPFVFTIMYVGYVTQTITKPNLDPQKEQSIYVVLKESSSALSEVVVVGYGTQKKLNLTGAVDQVGKEVFENKPMTSATRGLQGVLPNLNIRMTDGKPIRGATYNVRGTTSIGAGGSALVLIDGVPGDPDLLNPNDIESVSVLKDAASAAIYGARGSFGVVLITTKHPAKDKTQLTYSSNYSLNDRTVKPDFVTNGYEWAKNFDEAFNAWNDYKSHPAKANSVFPFSLDYLDELKRRNDDPSLPKTDIDPTTGNYVYYGNTDWFKELYADKNPSTEQNLSVSGGNAKSEYYLSGRYMSQSGIFRYNPDKFKMYNVRGNGAVRPFDWLKLENSFDFSQRTYFYPILNHPSNTPVWRRISDEAFPIAMMKNPDGSLTENAAIVFGSFLTGNNYSDQTQQLLRNTSRFSTSFLDNRLHINGDFTYASTSSIETRLYTPVPYSKMPGQTLTRGESKMNEDNDRTSYTGMNLFADYEQRFAKHYFKALVGYNYENTLFKSRYYQHDGLINSSLPDFSLMNGLNYTLTGGGYEWRTLGGFFRLNYNYDERYLLEINGRYDGSSKFPESQQYGFFPSASAGWRVSKEKFWTVSPKAVSDFKLRASYGSLGNGNVSPYQFLETMSVGKLARSINGVLPDYTQKPNVIPDGLTWEKSTTVNIGVDVAFLDNRLKVVYDKYTRRTTNMFTVGLPVPAVFGAAVPKGNYADLKTKGWELSVNWNDQFNAGSKPFSYSFGFVLSDYQSYITRFNNPNELINTYYEGMRVGDMWGFVNDGYFQNADEIKNAADQSFIKVSGNNILLPGDIRFKDLDGNGKIDKGKGTLQDPGDQQIIGNTEPRYAFGITGGANWNNFFVNFFFQGVGKRDWWPGTDASLFWGQYNRPYSWMPTEILDQRWSESNPDAYFPRFRGYTALNSNAELVVQQSKYVQNVAYIRLKNMTVGYNLPQNWFTGIKMQSARLYFTGQNLWTWSPMYKIMKTLDPEVIEGADPELSPGAGNGMSYPMLKTYTVGVSVTF; this is translated from the coding sequence ATGACACATCGCTACCTGGTAGTGAAGGGCGGAGCTTTGCCCCCTATTAACCGTTTGTCCGCTACATCGTGGACACTGCAATGTTGCAGATTTCTTTGCATGCTGCTGATTATGTCTACCATCAACCTGTTACCGGCACAGGCACAAAAGAAAACCTGGATCAAAGGTTTGATTGAAGACGAAAAAGGGCAACCCATTCCGGGTGCATCTGTGCAGCTAAAAAGTGGTGCAGACAGCATTAAAAGCTTTGCCATCACCAATGAACAAGGTGTATTTATTTTCGACAATACACATCAGCAAGGTCCGTTCGTGTTTACCATTATGTACGTAGGCTACGTTACACAAACCATTACCAAACCCAATCTGGACCCGCAAAAGGAGCAATCCATTTACGTGGTACTGAAAGAATCTTCTTCTGCACTCAGCGAAGTAGTAGTGGTAGGTTATGGTACACAAAAGAAATTAAATCTCACCGGTGCAGTAGACCAGGTAGGGAAAGAAGTATTTGAAAACAAACCGATGACCAGTGCTACCAGGGGACTACAGGGCGTATTGCCCAACCTCAACATCCGCATGACGGATGGTAAGCCTATCCGTGGCGCCACTTACAACGTGCGTGGAACTACCTCTATAGGCGCCGGCGGCAGCGCCCTGGTACTGATTGACGGTGTACCCGGCGATCCGGATCTGCTGAACCCGAACGATATTGAAAGCGTATCTGTACTGAAAGATGCCGCTTCCGCCGCCATCTACGGCGCACGCGGTAGTTTCGGCGTGGTACTCATTACCACCAAGCATCCGGCCAAAGATAAAACGCAGCTCACTTATTCCAGCAACTATTCGCTGAATGACCGCACCGTAAAACCCGATTTCGTAACTAACGGTTACGAATGGGCCAAAAACTTTGATGAAGCATTTAATGCATGGAATGACTACAAATCACATCCGGCCAAAGCCAACAGCGTATTCCCTTTTTCACTGGACTACCTGGATGAACTGAAACGCCGCAATGATGATCCCTCTTTACCAAAAACAGATATCGATCCTACTACCGGCAACTATGTATACTACGGCAATACTGACTGGTTCAAGGAACTGTATGCAGATAAGAACCCGTCAACAGAACAGAACCTTTCCGTATCCGGTGGTAATGCCAAATCGGAATATTATCTCTCCGGAAGATATATGTCACAAAGTGGTATTTTCCGCTATAATCCCGATAAATTCAAAATGTACAACGTGCGTGGAAATGGTGCCGTACGGCCTTTCGACTGGCTGAAACTGGAAAATAGTTTCGACTTTTCCCAACGTACCTACTTCTACCCTATCCTGAATCATCCCAGCAATACGCCGGTGTGGAGAAGGATTTCCGACGAAGCCTTCCCGATAGCGATGATGAAAAACCCGGATGGTTCATTAACAGAAAATGCCGCCATCGTTTTCGGCAGCTTCCTGACAGGTAATAACTATTCCGACCAAACGCAGCAACTGCTCCGTAATACTTCCCGCTTTTCTACTTCCTTCCTGGATAACAGGTTGCATATAAACGGGGACTTTACCTATGCATCCACTTCCAGTATTGAAACACGTTTATACACACCCGTTCCTTATAGCAAAATGCCCGGCCAGACACTCACCCGCGGCGAAAGCAAGATGAATGAAGATAACGACAGAACCAGTTATACCGGCATGAACCTGTTCGCGGATTATGAACAACGTTTTGCCAAACACTACTTCAAAGCACTGGTGGGTTATAACTATGAGAACACCCTTTTTAAATCCCGCTACTATCAGCATGATGGATTAATTAATTCCAGTCTGCCCGATTTCTCCCTGATGAATGGCCTCAACTATACGTTGACAGGCGGTGGCTATGAGTGGCGTACACTCGGTGGCTTCTTCCGGTTGAACTATAATTATGATGAAAGATATTTACTGGAAATAAACGGCCGTTATGACGGCTCGTCAAAATTCCCGGAAAGTCAGCAGTATGGCTTCTTCCCATCTGCTTCTGCGGGATGGCGCGTGTCAAAAGAAAAATTCTGGACAGTTTCTCCGAAAGCCGTTTCTGATTTCAAACTGCGGGCATCCTATGGTTCATTGGGTAATGGTAATGTAAGCCCTTACCAGTTCCTGGAAACTATGTCTGTAGGCAAATTAGCCCGGTCTATCAACGGTGTGTTGCCCGATTATACCCAAAAGCCCAACGTTATTCCGGATGGTCTTACCTGGGAAAAATCCACCACTGTTAATATAGGCGTGGACGTTGCCTTTTTGGACAACCGCCTGAAAGTGGTGTATGATAAATACACCCGCAGAACCACCAACATGTTTACCGTGGGACTGCCCGTTCCTGCTGTATTTGGTGCAGCAGTACCAAAAGGCAACTATGCCGATCTGAAAACAAAAGGATGGGAACTCTCTGTCAACTGGAACGATCAGTTCAATGCAGGCAGTAAACCTTTCAGTTATTCCTTTGGCTTTGTATTATCTGATTATCAATCTTACATCACCAGGTTTAATAATCCTAATGAGCTGATCAACACTTACTATGAAGGTATGCGTGTAGGTGATATGTGGGGATTTGTAAATGATGGTTACTTCCAGAATGCAGATGAAATCAAAAATGCAGCAGACCAGTCTTTCATCAAAGTGTCTGGAAACAACATCCTGCTGCCGGGAGATATTCGTTTTAAAGACCTGGATGGTAACGGCAAAATTGATAAAGGTAAAGGAACCTTACAAGATCCGGGAGATCAGCAGATCATCGGTAACACAGAACCACGCTATGCTTTTGGTATCACCGGCGGCGCCAACTGGAATAATTTCTTCGTCAACTTCTTCTTCCAGGGTGTTGGAAAAAGAGATTGGTGGCCTGGTACAGACGCCTCTTTATTCTGGGGACAGTACAACCGTCCTTATAGCTGGATGCCAACAGAAATCCTTGATCAACGCTGGTCGGAAAGTAATCCGGATGCCTATTTCCCGCGCTTCCGTGGTTACACTGCCCTTAACTCCAATGCAGAGCTGGTGGTACAGCAATCCAAATATGTGCAGAACGTAGCCTACATCCGTTTGAAAAATATGACGGTAGGATACAACCTGCCACAGAACTGGTTTACAGGAATAAAAATGCAAAGTGCACGGCTTTACTTTACCGGTCAGAATCTCTGGACATGGTCACCTATGTATAAGATCATGAAAACACTGGACCCCGAAGTAATTGAAGGTGCAGATCCTGAACTGAGCCCTGGAGCGGGTAACGGTATGTCCTACCCGATGTTGAAAACATATACTGTAGGTGTAAGCGTAACTTTTTAA
- a CDS encoding RagB/SusD family nutrient uptake outer membrane protein yields MKNNIYLLLILVLASCKKDLNLKPFDKLNPDNAFNTTQDLQLYANSFYNILPTGNDIIKADVMSDYIAGKDANAYIRPGAYDATQSGSWSWDNLRNINYFLERYGNAQIATEDKNHFAGIARFFRAMFYFEKVKRFGDVPWYSKSMTIDDPELYKGRDPRTMVMDSVLADLDFACENIRSTKDNSSSQITRWVALAYKSRVCLFEGTFRKYHPELQLPKATEWLNAAATAAEAVRKGGQYSLNTSGDAAMNYRNLFISETPNANEVILAFVCNKSLRIFNDANWYYTSATYGTRISFIKTFTDTYLNADGSRFTDTPGFDNLPFNEEVKNRDLRLQQTIRMGKYSREGVAAPPDFTYTYTGYQPIKYTLDSKATDGVAENYNSIPIIRYAEVLLNEAEAKAELGTFTEADWNVTVKLLRARAGLQQTAMPATADQYLVKNYFPDIADVAILEIRRERGIELSLEGFRFYDLIRWNRSKLLENVYVGLYVPAMDALMDLNEDGKPDVSFVKKTPATKVPGVYYFLIDDDQSKLSEGTKGNLIWLSNIVRKWEDYKYVYPIPYNETVLNPALGQNKGWD; encoded by the coding sequence ATGAAAAATAATATTTACCTGTTATTGATCCTGGTGTTGGCATCGTGTAAAAAGGATCTTAACCTGAAACCATTTGATAAGCTGAATCCTGATAATGCCTTTAATACAACACAGGACCTTCAGTTGTATGCCAACTCGTTTTATAATATTCTTCCCACCGGTAATGATATTATTAAGGCAGATGTAATGAGCGATTATATAGCGGGCAAAGATGCCAATGCGTATATCCGTCCGGGTGCCTACGACGCTACGCAGTCAGGCAGTTGGAGCTGGGACAACCTGCGTAATATCAATTACTTCCTGGAACGTTATGGCAATGCGCAGATAGCTACGGAAGATAAAAATCATTTCGCCGGTATCGCCCGTTTTTTCCGTGCCATGTTTTATTTTGAAAAAGTAAAACGTTTCGGTGATGTGCCCTGGTATAGTAAAAGCATGACCATCGATGATCCTGAACTGTATAAAGGCCGCGACCCACGTACAATGGTGATGGATAGTGTGCTGGCTGATCTCGATTTCGCCTGCGAAAACATCCGTTCCACAAAAGACAACAGCAGTTCCCAGATCACCCGCTGGGTGGCGCTGGCATATAAATCCAGGGTATGTTTGTTTGAGGGTACCTTCCGCAAATATCATCCGGAGCTACAGCTGCCGAAAGCAACCGAATGGCTGAACGCCGCTGCCACCGCAGCAGAAGCCGTGAGAAAAGGCGGACAGTATTCACTCAATACCAGCGGAGATGCCGCCATGAACTACCGTAACCTGTTCATCAGCGAAACCCCCAACGCCAATGAAGTGATCCTGGCCTTTGTATGCAACAAAAGCCTGCGGATCTTCAATGATGCCAACTGGTATTACACCAGTGCTACTTATGGTACCAGGATCAGCTTTATAAAAACATTTACCGATACTTACCTGAATGCAGACGGCAGCAGGTTTACCGACACACCAGGTTTCGATAACCTGCCTTTCAATGAAGAAGTAAAGAACCGGGACCTGCGGCTGCAACAAACCATCCGTATGGGCAAATACAGCCGGGAAGGGGTTGCGGCGCCGCCTGACTTTACGTATACCTATACAGGTTACCAACCCATCAAATACACGCTCGATTCAAAAGCGACCGATGGTGTGGCAGAAAACTACAACTCTATTCCTATCATCCGTTATGCAGAAGTATTATTGAATGAAGCAGAAGCCAAAGCTGAACTGGGTACTTTTACAGAAGCCGACTGGAATGTTACAGTCAAATTATTAAGGGCACGTGCAGGTTTGCAGCAAACTGCCATGCCGGCTACAGCGGATCAATACCTGGTTAAAAATTATTTTCCGGATATTGCAGATGTAGCCATCCTGGAAATCCGCCGGGAGCGGGGTATTGAACTTTCGCTCGAAGGGTTCCGCTTTTATGATCTCATCCGCTGGAACAGGAGCAAGTTGTTGGAAAATGTATATGTAGGACTGTACGTGCCCGCCATGGATGCACTGATGGATTTGAATGAAGATGGCAAACCGGATGTATCCTTTGTAAAGAAAACACCAGCCACCAAAGTACCGGGTGTATACTATTTCCTTATTGATGACGACCAGTCAAAATTATCTGAAGGAACCAAAGGAAACCTCATCTGGTTAAGTAATATCGTCAGGAAATGGGAAGACTATAAATACGTATACCCGATACCGTATAATGAAACGGTACTGAATCCGGCACTCGGTCAGAATAAAGGCTGGGATTAA
- a CDS encoding ectonucleotide pyrophosphatase/phosphodiesterase produces MKKIIGIAGLLMIGFSSFAQQAAHVVLITIDGFRPDFYMDPSWGMVNLRMMKEKGTYADGVNSVFPSVTYPNHTSLITGVTPAQHGIYYNAPFEPNGATGYWYFNYASVQSPTLYDAVRKAGKTSANVIWPVTVDAPIDYNIPDVWPVGKDKDRRKATAASANPASLWQEIQENATGKLGPADFAMEKEEMIMDENVARMSAYLITTYKPTFTTLHLACTDHFEHEEGRDGFLVRKAVAGADRALGTIIEALKRAGIYENTAIIVTGDHGFVDINKAFSPNVLLAQNGLLTDVKTGNWKAQFHASGGAAFLHLKDASDKQTLHKVLTLLKTLPADQQQMFKVIDRKQLDAVGADPHAAIAIAASQGVTISGATKGELVKAAKGGTHGYYPDFKEIQTGFVAYGAGITTGGHVEEMNVTDVAPLIARLLGLPFEKATGKAPAAAIAK; encoded by the coding sequence ATGAAAAAGATAATAGGCATTGCAGGATTATTAATGATAGGTTTTTCTTCCTTTGCGCAGCAGGCTGCTCATGTAGTACTCATTACCATCGATGGCTTCCGGCCTGATTTTTACATGGATCCCTCCTGGGGAATGGTGAACCTGCGGATGATGAAGGAGAAAGGTACTTATGCAGATGGAGTAAACAGCGTATTCCCATCTGTCACCTATCCCAATCATACGTCGCTGATTACCGGTGTAACACCCGCACAGCACGGGATCTATTACAACGCACCCTTTGAGCCGAATGGCGCCACCGGCTACTGGTATTTTAACTATGCCTCCGTCCAATCGCCCACACTCTATGATGCCGTGCGTAAGGCAGGAAAAACTTCCGCCAATGTTATATGGCCTGTAACGGTGGATGCGCCCATCGATTATAATATTCCGGATGTATGGCCGGTAGGGAAAGATAAGGACAGGCGGAAAGCTACGGCGGCCAGTGCCAATCCGGCTTCACTATGGCAGGAAATCCAGGAAAATGCCACCGGCAAATTAGGGCCCGCTGATTTCGCGATGGAAAAAGAAGAAATGATCATGGATGAAAATGTAGCGCGCATGTCGGCTTACCTGATCACCACCTACAAACCAACATTCACGACGTTACACCTGGCCTGTACGGATCACTTTGAGCATGAAGAAGGCCGCGACGGTTTCCTGGTACGGAAAGCCGTAGCCGGTGCAGACCGCGCACTGGGTACTATTATAGAAGCACTCAAACGTGCAGGTATCTACGAAAATACGGCGATCATTGTTACCGGTGATCATGGCTTTGTAGACATCAACAAAGCCTTTTCACCCAACGTATTGCTGGCGCAGAACGGCCTGCTGACGGATGTGAAAACAGGCAACTGGAAAGCACAGTTCCATGCATCGGGAGGCGCCGCATTTCTGCACCTGAAAGATGCATCAGACAAACAGACGCTCCATAAAGTATTAACACTTTTAAAAACACTGCCGGCTGATCAGCAACAAATGTTTAAGGTGATTGACCGCAAACAACTGGATGCCGTGGGCGCCGATCCACATGCGGCCATCGCCATCGCAGCATCCCAGGGTGTTACCATTAGTGGCGCCACAAAGGGAGAACTGGTGAAAGCAGCCAAAGGCGGCACACACGGCTACTACCCCGACTTTAAAGAAATACAGACCGGCTTTGTAGCCTATGGCGCCGGTATTACCACCGGTGGTCATGTGGAAGAAATGAATGTAACTGATGTAGCACCGCTGATAGCCCGGTTACTTGGACTTCCTTTTGAAAAGGCAACGGGTAAAGCCCCCGCAGCAGCGATAGCGAAATAA
- a CDS encoding UbiA family prenyltransferase: MSTHRQTGLSFVFHEIHVLWKFINNDIWDTILPSLIAFFTAWIYCEHSWKGLPMHLLCSLVYACLYIYTFCMTNQVNSIEEDRINKPYRPLPTGLVTKKSTYYRIIIYNMLFLLLAYRLEIFWISVGWQLITYLLNVYGWSDHWITKNLFGMSIGTFLLLAAQWGIASPGEGVSLNIVWYFICISLWAGFALPIQDFRDEKGDREMGRKTLPIAIGDKNGRVLMVIHYLTLSPALFIAAMLTQMPFFEIIKTPVPLIILVIQLLVHWSIAIRLWRQRSPEKDNQTYHLFVYLFCAGVPVICYINIT; encoded by the coding sequence ATGTCAACTCATCGTCAAACAGGATTGTCATTCGTTTTCCATGAGATACATGTACTATGGAAATTCATTAATAACGACATATGGGATACCATCCTGCCTTCCCTCATTGCCTTTTTTACAGCCTGGATATATTGTGAACATTCCTGGAAAGGGTTACCCATGCACCTTCTGTGCTCACTGGTATATGCCTGTCTTTATATTTATACCTTTTGCATGACCAACCAGGTCAATTCTATTGAAGAGGACAGGATCAATAAGCCATACCGGCCCTTACCCACCGGGTTGGTCACAAAAAAAAGCACTTATTACCGGATCATCATCTATAATATGTTGTTTTTGCTGCTGGCATACCGGCTGGAAATATTCTGGATCTCTGTAGGATGGCAGTTGATTACCTATCTGCTGAATGTTTATGGCTGGAGCGATCACTGGATAACTAAGAACCTATTCGGGATGAGCATAGGCACCTTCCTCCTGTTAGCTGCCCAATGGGGGATTGCCTCTCCTGGGGAAGGGGTTTCTTTAAACATTGTATGGTATTTTATATGTATCAGCCTTTGGGCGGGGTTTGCACTTCCCATACAGGATTTCAGGGATGAAAAGGGAGACAGGGAGATGGGTAGAAAAACGCTGCCAATAGCTATTGGAGACAAAAACGGCAGGGTCCTGATGGTCATTCATTACCTTACCCTGTCACCGGCGTTATTTATTGCGGCCATGTTGACACAAATGCCTTTTTTTGAAATTATAAAAACACCAGTTCCCTTAATCATTCTTGTTATCCAGTTACTCGTACATTGGAGTATCGCGATAAGATTGTGGCGGCAACGTTCTCCGGAAAAGGATAACCAAACCTATCATTTATTTGTATACTTATTCTGTGCGGGAGTTCCTGTTATATGTTATATAAATATAACTTAG
- a CDS encoding hybrid sensor histidine kinase/response regulator: MKRFPAWIHSLCHLGVDKVGLDDKSSVIIINTLAIVTGSMVFGIGLIFFFLTMSKLLLAGVLIEGTAFFSLLLLNKQGKNTYATFGMLFIHCFSAIYFGALLGMAISIELVGAFLIAFLVGGSFFIFRRRKMVFISLLITAILIATIEVNNYYRIIEPIPLAHLNLFVFRWFSIGGMLVLILAVMLYYARENEHLFNSLKKADISRKVFLREISHDLRTPMISVHMSALMLKSTLARYVYKYPELAELEQYLNKLIPATVYGTNIINNILDLSKIEAGQPSEIVNTCFHTYTWINEVKRILDPLAEEKGQRILIKFNRAEVPAKITTDKQMLNQVIINLVANAVKYGVADTEIIIKMEGKHDSISISVSNQGPGISKEHQQLIFDPFVSSDNRTQGGNGLGLHIVSQIVRRLKGEIILESEPDRGSTFMVTIPCVTGNDPEICNGVRIMGTDSLKGKKILIIDDEEMMHVAMKMFFKSSQLFKAENGNEGLKEARNIIPDLIILDSQMPEMNGIETLKHIRRDNALQGIPIILASADAFKEAGEEFIAAGADEFIRKPVEFTELRSVLERLV; this comes from the coding sequence ATGAAAAGATTCCCGGCCTGGATACATAGCTTGTGTCATCTTGGTGTGGATAAGGTTGGCCTGGATGATAAATCATCGGTGATAATAATCAATACCCTTGCTATCGTTACCGGCTCAATGGTATTTGGTATTGGCTTGATTTTTTTCTTTTTAACAATGTCTAAACTGTTGTTAGCTGGTGTATTAATAGAAGGCACTGCCTTTTTTAGTCTGCTGCTATTAAATAAACAGGGAAAAAACACCTATGCCACCTTCGGCATGCTATTCATTCACTGTTTTTCAGCGATTTATTTTGGCGCATTGCTCGGGATGGCCATTAGTATAGAATTGGTGGGCGCTTTTCTGATCGCCTTTCTTGTGGGCGGCTCCTTTTTTATTTTCCGGAGAAGGAAAATGGTATTTATTAGTTTGCTCATTACTGCCATATTAATAGCTACCATAGAGGTAAACAACTATTACAGGATCATTGAACCTATTCCCCTGGCTCATCTTAATCTGTTTGTTTTCAGGTGGTTTAGTATTGGAGGAATGCTGGTGCTTATCCTGGCAGTCATGTTATATTATGCAAGGGAAAATGAACACCTGTTTAACTCGCTTAAGAAAGCAGATATTTCAAGGAAAGTGTTTTTGCGCGAGATCAGCCATGATCTCAGAACGCCAATGATCTCTGTACACATGAGTGCCTTAATGCTAAAGAGTACACTTGCCAGGTATGTTTATAAATATCCGGAACTGGCAGAGTTGGAGCAATATCTCAATAAATTAATACCCGCCACCGTATATGGCACCAACATCATTAATAATATCCTGGATCTAAGCAAAATAGAAGCGGGACAACCCAGTGAAATTGTAAATACGTGTTTCCATACCTATACCTGGATAAATGAGGTGAAACGGATACTGGATCCACTGGCGGAAGAAAAAGGGCAACGGATTCTGATTAAATTTAATCGTGCCGAGGTGCCGGCAAAGATTACCACCGATAAGCAGATGCTAAACCAGGTGATTATTAACCTGGTCGCCAACGCGGTAAAGTATGGGGTAGCTGATACTGAAATAATAATAAAGATGGAAGGGAAGCACGATTCCATCAGTATCAGTGTGAGTAACCAGGGACCAGGTATTTCTAAAGAGCATCAGCAATTGATATTTGATCCATTCGTTTCCTCCGATAATCGTACCCAGGGAGGAAATGGGCTTGGTCTGCATATAGTTTCCCAGATAGTCAGGCGCCTGAAAGGAGAAATTATACTGGAAAGTGAGCCAGATCGGGGGTCAACTTTTATGGTAACCATTCCTTGTGTAACGGGCAATGATCCGGAAATATGTAACGGGGTAAGGATCATGGGAACCGATTCATTAAAAGGCAAGAAGATTTTGATAATTGATGACGAAGAAATGATGCATGTTGCCATGAAGATGTTCTTTAAATCGAGTCAGCTGTTTAAAGCCGAAAATGGTAATGAAGGATTAAAAGAGGCCAGGAATATAATACCCGACCTGATAATACTGGACTCCCAGATGCCGGAAATGAATGGTATAGAAACGCTGAAACATATCAGAAGGGATAATGCGCTGCAAGGCATACCCATAATCCTGGCCAGTGCGGATGCTTTTAAGGAAGCAGGAGAGGAATTTATCGCAGCCGGGGCAGATGAATTCATTCGTAAACCGGTAGAATTCACAGAACTAAGATCCGTACTTGAACGATTGGTATAA